A region of Neovison vison isolate M4711 chromosome 7, ASM_NN_V1, whole genome shotgun sequence DNA encodes the following proteins:
- the CMTR2 gene encoding cap-specific mRNA (nucleoside-2'-O-)-methyltransferase 2, which translates to MSKCRKPPLGSSPETFSPDVLADIFELFAKNFSYGKPLNHEWQLPDPSEVFTCDHMEFNTLLDLKNSLNEVKNLLSDKKLDEWHEHTAFTNKAGKIISHVKTSVHAELCTQAWCKFHEILCSFPLIPQEAFQNGKLNSLHLCEAPGAFIASLNHYLKSHRFPCDWSWVANTLNPYHEANDNLMMIMDDRLIANTLGCWYFGPDNTGDIMTLKYLTGLQNFVSNMAPIHLITADGSFDCQGNPGEQEALVSSLHYCEVVTALTTLGNGGSFVLKMFTLFEHCSINLMYLLNCSFDQVHVFKPATSKAGNSEVYVVCLHYKGREAIHPLLSKMVLNFGTEMTQKALFPHHVIPESFLKRHEECCMFFHKYQLETISENIRLFQCMGKGEQTKLNNLRDCAVQYFMQKFKLKPLSRNNWLVKKSNIGCSTNTKWFGQRNRYFKTYNERKMLETLSWKDKVAKGYFNSWAEEHAVYHSGQNSLLEGTASSLECHLWHILEGKKLPKVKCSPFCDGEILKTLNEAIEKSSGGALNLDSKFWPKQQFYCSCHIFTEELIFSELFNLTKCLQDEQVVEPSNQMKCLLVGFPTLRDIKTHTPLEVHLLESTELMTFSCSLLHDGDPTYQHLFLDCLLQSLQQLHTGDVMILPVLSCFTRFMAGLIFVLHSCFRFVTFSCPTSSEPLKTCAVLLCVGYQDLPNPVFQYLQNVNELLSSLLKSDAPQQVLQFVPMEVLLKGALLDFLWDLNAAIAKRHLHLIIQGEREEIIGSLQL; encoded by the coding sequence atgagTAAGTGCAGAAAGCCACCACTGGGTTCAAGTCCTGAGACATTCAGCCCAGATGTTCTTGCTGACATTTTTGAACTCTTTGCCAAGAACTTTTCTTATGGCAAGCCACTTAATCATGAGTGGCAGTTACCAGATCCCAGTGAGGTTTTCACTTGTGATCACATGGAATTTAATACATTGCTTGATTTGAAGAACTCCCTAAATGAAGTGAAAAACCTACTGAGTGATAAGAAGTTGGATGAGTGGCACGAGCACACCGCTTTCACTAACAAAGCTGGAAAAATCATTTCTCATGTGAAAACGTCTGTGCATGCTGAACTTTGTACTCAGGCGTGGTGTAAGTTTCATGAAATTTTGTGCAGTTTTCCACTTATTCCACAGGAGGCTTTTCAGAATGGAAAATTGAATTCTCTACACCTTTGTGAAGCTCCCGGAGCTTTTATAGCGAGCCTCAATCACTACTTAAAATCCCATCGATTCCCCTGTGATTGGAGTTGGGTAGCTAACACTTTGAACCCATACCATGAAGCAAATGACAATCTTATGATGATTATGGATGACCGACTTATTGCAAATACCTTGGGTTGTTGGTACTTTGGTCCAGATAACACTGGTGATATCATGACCTTGAAATACCTGACTGGACTTCAGAACTTCGTAAGCAACATGGCTCCTATTCACTTGATCACCGCAGATGGGAGTTTTGATTGCCAAGGAAACCCAGGTGAACAAGAAGCTTTAGTTTCTTCTTTGCATTACTGTGAAGTTGTCACTGCTCTGACAACTCTTGGAAATGGTGGCTCTTTTGTTCTGAAGATGTTTACTTTGTTTGAACATTGTTCCATAAACCTGATGTACCTGCTAAACTGTTCCTTTGACCAAGTCCATGTTTTTAAACCTGCTACTAGCAAGGCAGGTAACTCAGAAGTCTATGTGGTTTGTCTCCACTATAAGGGAAGAGAGGCAATCCATCCTTTGTTATCCAAGATGGTCCTGAATTTCGGGACAGAAATGACCCAGAAAGCTCTCTTTCCCCATCATGTGATTCCCGAATCTTTTCTTAAAAGGCATGAAGAATGTTGTATGTTCTTTCATAAATACCAGCTAGAGACTATTTCTGAGAATATTCGTCTGTTTCAGTGCATGGGAAAAGGGGAACAAACAAAGCTGAATAATTTAAGGGACTGTGCTGTTCAGTATTTCATGCAAAAGTTTAAGTTGAAGCCTCTTTCCAGAAATAATTGGCTAGTTAAAAAATCTAATATTGGTTGTAGTACAAATACAAAATGGTTTGGGCAGAggaacagatattttaaaacctATAACGAAAGGAAAATGCTGGAAACCCTTTCATGGAAAGATAAGGTGGCCAAAGGATACTTTAATAGTTGGGCAGAAGAACATGCTGTATATCATTCTGGGCAAAATTCTCTCTTAGAAGGGACAGCGTCCAGTCTTGAGTGTCACTTGTGGCATATTTTAGAGGGAAAGAAACTGCCAAAGGTAAAGTGTTCTCCTTTCTGTGATGGTGAAATTTTAAAGACTCTTAATGAAGCAATTGAAAAGTCATCAGGAGGAGCCTTGAATTTGGATTCCAAGTTCTGGCCCAAACAGCAGTTTTATTGTTCTTGTCACATTTTTACTGAAGAACTGATATTTTCTGAGTTGTTTAACCTAACCAAGTGCCTTCAGGATGAGCAGGTGGTAGAACCCAGCAACCAAATGAAGTGCCTGCTTGTGGGCTTTCCAACCCTCCGTGATATCAAAACACATACACCACTGGAAGTTCACCTCTTGGAATCAACTGAACTCATGACTTTCAGCTGTTCATTGCTTCATGATGGAGACCCGACTTACCAGCATCTGTTTCTGGACTGCCTTCTACAATCATTGCAGCAGCTTCATACAGGGGATGTTATGATTTTGCCTGTACTTTCTTGTTTTACAAGATTTATGGCTGGTTTGATCTTTGTACTGCACAGCTGTTTCAGATTCGTCACATTTTCTTGTCCCACTTCTTCTGAGCCCCTGAAGACCTGTGCAGTCCTGCTGTGTGTTGGTTATCAGGACCTTCCAAATCCTGTTTTCCAGTATCTGCAGAATGTGAATGAATTGTTGAGCTCTTTGCTTAAATCTGACGCACCCCAGCAGGTTTTACAGTTTGTGCCAATGGAGGTGCTCCTTAAGGGGGCACTACTTGATTTTTTGTGGGATTTGAATGCTGCCATTGCTAAAAGGCATTTGCACCTAATTattcaaggagagagagaagaaatcatTGGCAGCCTTCAGCTATGA